A window from Hemicordylus capensis ecotype Gifberg chromosome 2, rHemCap1.1.pri, whole genome shotgun sequence encodes these proteins:
- the LOC128343164 gene encoding uncharacterized protein LOC128343164, with protein sequence MLPNWTCIDAHRQEIVQIKSGSSPLSSQVRVLDLSGNQLSTLPPAFLAQAQGLRELYLQDNRLQSLPRDFFVNATQLKVLALQGNRLTGVPGSVFTPSLETLTLSCSCDVLGTLPDECRETGPPNCSISVFCSNANKEVFNMTAFYTQNCGHKPTYLYAAVIVPIVVVLVAAGVACFLVHRRKKAAIHQEKRPSNTSEGAHGPPRYISRSLGDPSRETDHDTIANYENVFIEPPHRARGRPEGRPSSRKPSKSRMPPAPTQEAEDAPPGDQPIYANAVDLYYNYNLPGGTPEPGALAEDIYIMPDDR encoded by the exons ATGTTACCCAACTGGACGTGCATCGATGCCCACCGCCAGGAGATCGTCCAGATCAAGAGCGGTTCCTCCCCTCTGAGCAGCCAAGTAAGGGTGCTGGATCTCTCCGGCAACCAGCTCAGCACCCTGCCCCCGGCCTTCCTGGCCCAGGCCCAGGGGCTGAGAGAGCTCTACCTGCAGGACAACCGCCTACAGAGCCTTCCCAGGGACTTCTTCGTGAACGCCACCCAGCTGAAGGTGCTCGCGCTGCAGGGGAACCGGCTCACAGGGGTGCCGGGCAGCGTTTTCACTCCCTCCCTGGAGACTCTCACCTTGAGCTGCAGTTGCGACGTGCTGGGCACCCTCCCCGATGAGTGCCGGGAAACGGGCCCCCCCAACTGTTCCATCAGTGTCTTCTGCTCAAATGCCAACAAGGAGGTCTTCAACATGACCGCCTTCTACACCCAGAACTGTGGCCACAAGCCCACATACCTCTACGCCGCCGTCATTGTTCCCATCGTGGTCGTGCTCGTCGCAGCCGGTGTGGCCTGCTTCCTGGTCCACAGGAGGAAGAAGGCCGCCATCCACCAGGAGAAGCGGCCGTCCAACACATCCGAGGGAGCCCACGGGCCGCCACGCTACATCAGCCGCTCCCTGGGCGATCCCAGCAGGGAGACGGACCACGACACCATCGCCAACTATGAGAACGTCTTCATTGAGCCGCCCCACAGGGCCCGAGGGAGGCCGGAGGGACGCCCCAGCAGCCGCAAGCCGTCGAAAAgcag GATGccacccgcccccacccaggAGGCCGAGGACGCCCCGCCGGGGGACCAGCCCATCTATGCCAACGCTGTGGACCTCTACTACAACTACAACCTCCCAGGCGGGACCCCCGAGCCCGGAGCTCTGGCCGAAGACATCTACATTATGCCCGATGATCGGTGA
- the PGPEP1 gene encoding pyroglutamyl-peptidase 1 isoform X2, with translation MATTVTLEKCGHNAGYRGLDNCRFCPGSHCCVEGGPECIDSVIDMDAVCKRVSARGLDVAVSISKDAGRYLCDFTYYTSLYQSHGRSAFVHVPPLGSPYSAEQLGRALRAIIEEMLQVLGHAEGNINCQHEH, from the exons ATGGCGACCACCGTGACGCTGGAGAAATGCGGCCACAACGCGGGCTACCGAGGCCTGGACAACTGCCGCTTCTGCCCGGGCTCCCACTGCTGCGTGGAAGGCGGCCCCGAGTGCATCGACTCGGTCATCGACATGGACGCCGTCTGCAAGAGGGTCTCTGCCCGGGGCCTGGACGTGGCCGTCTCCATCTCCAAGGACGCCGGCAG ATACCTCTGTGACTTCACCTACTACACCTCGCTGTACCAGAGCCACGGCCGGTCGGCCTTCGTCCACGTCCCTCCCCTGGGCAGCCCCTACAGTGCCGAGCAGCTGGGCCGGGCCCTGCGGGCCATCATCGAGGAGATGCTCCAGGTCTTGGGACACGCGGAGGGCAACATCAACTGCCAGCACGAACACTGA